In a genomic window of Paraburkholderia phenazinium:
- a CDS encoding O-succinylhomoserine sulfhydrylase: MDESLNFDTLAVRSGTLRSDFNEHSEAIFLTSSFVFASAADAAERFKNSEDYYTYSRFTNPTVTMFQDRLAALEGGEACMATASGMAAIMSVVMSALQAGDHLVSSQSLFGSTLGMFSQIFSKFGITTTFVDPTDLDAWKNAVRPETKMFFLETPSNPLTEIADIEAIGKIAKAANVLFVVDNCFCSPALQQPLKLGADVVMHSATKFLDGQGRVLGGALVGSKKFIMEKVFPFVRSAGPTLSAFNAWVLLKGMETLSLRVEKQSENALEIARWLETHPAVNRVFYPGLESHPQFEIAKRQQKAGGAIVSFELKGDTPEAQRANAWRVIDSTRICSITGNLGDTRTTITHPATTTHGRITPEARAAAGITEGLIRLAVGLENAGDIRNDLARGLAG, encoded by the coding sequence ATGGACGAATCCCTGAACTTCGACACCCTCGCAGTCCGCTCGGGCACGCTGCGCAGCGACTTCAACGAGCATTCGGAAGCGATTTTCCTCACGTCGAGCTTTGTGTTTGCAAGCGCCGCCGACGCCGCGGAACGCTTCAAGAACTCCGAGGACTATTACACGTACTCGCGCTTCACGAATCCCACGGTCACGATGTTCCAGGACCGTCTGGCCGCGCTCGAAGGCGGCGAGGCGTGCATGGCGACGGCTTCGGGCATGGCCGCGATCATGTCGGTGGTGATGTCGGCCCTGCAGGCGGGCGACCACCTCGTCAGCTCGCAGAGCCTGTTCGGTTCGACGCTCGGCATGTTCTCGCAGATCTTCAGCAAGTTCGGCATCACGACCACCTTCGTCGATCCGACGGATCTCGACGCGTGGAAAAACGCCGTGCGTCCCGAGACGAAGATGTTCTTCCTCGAAACGCCGTCGAACCCGCTGACCGAAATCGCCGACATCGAAGCGATCGGCAAGATTGCGAAGGCCGCGAACGTGCTGTTCGTGGTGGACAACTGTTTCTGCAGCCCGGCCTTGCAGCAGCCTTTGAAGCTCGGCGCGGACGTCGTGATGCATTCGGCCACCAAGTTCCTCGACGGCCAGGGCCGCGTGCTCGGCGGCGCGCTAGTCGGGTCGAAGAAATTCATCATGGAAAAGGTGTTTCCGTTCGTGCGCAGCGCCGGACCGACGCTGTCCGCGTTCAACGCTTGGGTGCTGCTCAAGGGCATGGAAACGCTGTCGCTGCGGGTGGAAAAGCAGTCGGAGAATGCGCTGGAAATCGCCCGTTGGCTGGAAACGCATCCGGCGGTGAATCGTGTGTTCTATCCGGGGCTGGAGTCGCACCCGCAGTTCGAGATTGCCAAACGTCAGCAGAAAGCGGGCGGCGCGATCGTGTCGTTCGAACTGAAGGGCGATACGCCGGAAGCGCAGCGCGCCAACGCATGGCGCGTGATCGACAGCACCAGGATCTGCTCGATCACCGGTAATCTCGGCGATACGCGTACGACGATCACCCATCCGGCCACCACGACGCACGGCCGCATCACGCCGGAAGCGCGCGCGGCAGCGGGCATCACGGAAGGGCTGATCCGTCTGGCGGTCGGGCTGGAGAATGCGGGCGATATCCGCAACGATCTGGCGCGCGGTCTGGCGGGTTAA
- a CDS encoding helix-turn-helix domain-containing protein, with translation MSHAAVAAPSVSLRRYGAIEASDVHDFHQVVLGLDGAMEMSVDGVGQLIDAGSAWLIPAGAQHDYAGIGENRQLVLDLPATSLAVPERLFDRARAVSVDASLTQLVHSIAARATGGMQAGDDLAVRRFHWDAAARLCAAMLADAGTTQSAALGGDGAPGAGLDFVRIDRWLRTHLSEPLRIADLAAHCGFGMRRFHQLFIEAFGETPHRYLQRLRLDTSITLLADPRRSLTDIALEVGFGDQSAYTHAFTRRFGLAPGQWRTVRH, from the coding sequence ATGAGCCACGCTGCCGTCGCCGCTCCCAGCGTTTCGTTGCGCCGCTATGGCGCAATCGAGGCGTCGGATGTGCACGACTTTCATCAGGTCGTGCTGGGGCTCGACGGCGCAATGGAGATGAGCGTAGACGGGGTCGGTCAATTGATCGATGCCGGTTCGGCGTGGCTGATTCCCGCCGGCGCGCAGCACGACTACGCGGGGATCGGCGAGAACCGGCAACTCGTGCTGGATCTGCCTGCGACGTCACTCGCGGTGCCGGAACGTTTGTTCGACCGCGCGCGGGCTGTCTCAGTGGATGCGTCGCTGACGCAGCTCGTGCATAGCATTGCCGCCCGCGCGACGGGCGGCATGCAAGCCGGCGACGACCTCGCCGTGCGGCGTTTTCACTGGGATGCCGCCGCGCGCCTGTGCGCGGCCATGCTGGCGGACGCCGGCACGACGCAATCCGCCGCGCTCGGCGGCGACGGCGCGCCTGGCGCCGGTCTTGACTTCGTGCGCATCGACCGCTGGCTGCGCACGCATCTCTCGGAGCCGCTGCGCATCGCCGATCTCGCCGCGCATTGCGGCTTCGGCATGCGGCGTTTCCATCAGTTGTTTATCGAAGCGTTCGGCGAGACGCCGCATCGCTATCTGCAGCGTCTGCGGCTCGATACCTCGATCACGCTACTCGCCGATCCGCGGCGTTCGCTGACCGACATCGCGCTTGAAGTGGGCTTTGGCGATCAGAGCGCCTACACCCATGCGTTCACGCGGCGCTTCGGGCTAGCACCCGGTCAATGGCGCACCGTGCGCCATTGA
- a CDS encoding sensor histidine kinase, giving the protein MTTSSTGSGSGQQGASSVSLSERTAHLCAEAALFMRDHVLSLVSHDLRGPLNAIHSWAYVLERKLDANDPAAQRAIVGIRSGVDQQVKLLESIVDTTRAGTKTLALVREPFALQALFSDSVDEVRAGLARSRGVSVAFESELSTEQFNGDRERLAAALWLMLTFAVEAGANGAKVTLASGADARAWHAVVSYEPTLAAFDDASVSHLLEPFARTQARAPREAGRIAWVLALCKRVAEAHGGTFEQGEMQDGQAATLALRIPLVAA; this is encoded by the coding sequence GTGACAACCTCTTCCACCGGATCTGGCAGCGGCCAGCAGGGCGCTTCCAGCGTCTCCCTGTCCGAACGCACCGCGCATCTTTGCGCGGAGGCCGCGCTCTTCATGCGCGACCACGTGCTCTCCCTGGTGTCGCACGATTTGCGCGGCCCGCTCAATGCGATCCATAGCTGGGCCTACGTGCTCGAGCGCAAACTCGACGCCAACGACCCGGCCGCGCAGCGCGCCATCGTCGGCATCCGCAGTGGCGTGGATCAGCAGGTCAAGCTGCTGGAGTCGATTGTCGATACGACCCGCGCCGGCACCAAAACGCTGGCGCTCGTGCGCGAGCCGTTCGCGTTGCAGGCATTGTTCTCGGATTCGGTGGACGAGGTTCGCGCAGGACTCGCGAGGTCGCGCGGTGTGTCGGTCGCGTTCGAATCGGAGCTTTCCACCGAGCAGTTCAACGGCGACCGCGAGCGTCTCGCCGCGGCGCTCTGGCTGATGCTCACCTTCGCGGTGGAGGCCGGCGCGAACGGCGCCAAGGTCACGCTCGCATCGGGCGCCGACGCCCGCGCGTGGCACGCTGTGGTCTCCTATGAGCCGACGCTGGCCGCATTCGACGATGCCTCCGTGTCTCATCTGCTCGAACCGTTCGCGCGCACCCAGGCGCGGGCGCCGCGCGAAGCGGGGCGGATTGCGTGGGTGCTGGCGCTGTGCAAGCGCGTCGCGGAAGCGCATGGCGGCACCTTCGAGCAAGGCGAGATGCAGGACGGTCAGGCCGCGACGCTGGCGCTGCGCATCCCGCTCGTCGCGGCCTGA
- a CDS encoding dipeptidase, whose protein sequence is MPLDWLSIRTGEADSLHGAIVELCGWIVPLDPVADEADYFVLAADAPCCGGCLPRNPLSCVEVFAAVPCAPQEQAVTFRGRLQRLTDDPAGWRYQLVDARPLDLPSEHAPRSASRRAFLASGAALGLAACAPGRFASYTEKPDAAAQNADAKTADAQTPAAHASDDASTWRTADTLTMDMHSHAGRVIVSRDPAIDANRPFLPLAGPMRTGGMNVICLAIVTDTTVTHVTADRKRIEAWRTPQDGELYALGQAEFVRVHELIQREQMQVVTNAASLAANSKTGPCAIIASEGADFLEGRLERVDEAYTQHQLRHLQLTHYRVNELGDIQTEPPVHGGLTDFGADVVRRCNQLGIVVDVAHGTFDLVKRAADTTTKPLILSHTALATHPSARSRLITPHHARVIAGTGGVIGVWPSSGTYRDLQGMAHGMQRMADVVGVEHVGLGTDMLGFINPPVFRSYEQLPALADALLTAGFSQEEVGMILGGNYRRVFEASVG, encoded by the coding sequence ATGCCTCTTGACTGGTTGAGTATCCGAACAGGCGAAGCCGACTCACTGCACGGCGCGATAGTCGAACTATGCGGCTGGATCGTTCCGCTCGATCCCGTCGCCGACGAAGCCGATTACTTTGTGCTCGCAGCGGATGCCCCTTGCTGCGGCGGCTGCCTGCCGCGCAATCCGCTGTCGTGCGTGGAAGTGTTTGCCGCGGTGCCCTGCGCACCACAGGAGCAGGCCGTCACCTTCAGAGGACGCCTGCAGCGCCTCACCGACGACCCCGCCGGCTGGCGCTATCAACTCGTCGACGCGCGTCCGCTCGACCTGCCGTCGGAACACGCGCCACGCAGCGCGAGTCGCCGCGCGTTCCTCGCGTCGGGTGCGGCGTTGGGCCTTGCGGCCTGTGCGCCTGGCCGCTTCGCGAGCTACACCGAAAAGCCGGACGCCGCCGCTCAGAACGCGGACGCAAAAACAGCGGATGCACAGACGCCTGCCGCACACGCATCCGACGACGCATCCACCTGGCGCACCGCCGACACGCTTACCATGGACATGCACAGCCATGCCGGCCGGGTGATCGTCTCGCGCGACCCGGCCATTGACGCCAATCGTCCGTTCCTTCCTCTCGCGGGGCCCATGCGCACGGGCGGCATGAACGTCATCTGCCTCGCGATCGTTACCGACACCACCGTCACGCACGTCACCGCCGATCGCAAGCGCATCGAGGCCTGGCGAACTCCTCAGGATGGCGAACTATATGCCCTGGGCCAGGCCGAGTTCGTCCGCGTGCACGAGTTGATCCAACGCGAGCAGATGCAGGTGGTGACGAACGCGGCGTCGCTTGCCGCGAACAGCAAAACAGGACCTTGCGCGATTATTGCCTCCGAAGGCGCCGACTTTCTGGAAGGCCGGCTCGAGCGCGTCGACGAAGCGTATACGCAGCATCAACTGCGTCATCTGCAGCTCACCCACTACCGGGTCAATGAACTCGGCGACATCCAGACCGAGCCGCCCGTGCACGGCGGTCTCACCGACTTCGGCGCGGACGTGGTGCGCCGATGCAATCAGCTAGGCATTGTCGTGGACGTCGCGCATGGCACCTTTGACCTCGTCAAGCGCGCGGCGGACACCACCACCAAGCCGCTGATCCTGTCGCATACCGCCCTGGCGACGCATCCATCGGCGCGCAGCCGTCTGATCACACCGCACCATGCGCGGGTGATTGCCGGCACCGGTGGTGTGATCGGGGTGTGGCCAAGCTCCGGGACGTATCGCGACTTGCAGGGCATGGCCCATGGCATGCAGCGCATGGCGGACGTGGTCGGCGTCGAGCATGTCGGATTGGGCACGGACATGCTCGGCTTCATCAACCCGCCGGTGTTCCGCAGCTATGAGCAGTTGCCGGCATTAGCCGACGCGTTGTTGACCGCCGGCTTCAGCCAGGAAGAGGTGGGAATGATTCTGGGCGGCAACTACCGGCGCGTGTTCGAAGCCTCGGTGGGCTGA
- a CDS encoding CvpA family protein, with translation MFTAFDYAVMAVIGLSALRGTWRGFLSEVFGLIGWVAAFLIACRFVGYVVPYMPARWPGGALTQWLLAFALLVIGVMLVVGVANALLSRLVQASGLSGVDRSLGLMFGLVRGVILVLILVALAGLTELPQQEFWRNALLRPYAVEGVHELKPLLPETLAAYVRV, from the coding sequence ATGTTCACTGCCTTCGACTACGCTGTAATGGCGGTGATCGGTTTGTCGGCCCTGCGGGGCACCTGGCGCGGTTTCCTGTCCGAGGTATTCGGGCTGATCGGCTGGGTTGCAGCGTTTTTGATCGCGTGCCGTTTCGTCGGCTATGTGGTGCCGTATATGCCGGCCAGGTGGCCGGGCGGTGCGCTGACCCAATGGCTGCTGGCTTTTGCTCTGCTGGTCATCGGCGTGATGCTGGTGGTGGGCGTCGCCAACGCGCTGCTGAGCCGGCTCGTGCAGGCCTCCGGTTTGAGCGGTGTGGACCGCTCGCTGGGTTTGATGTTCGGCCTCGTACGCGGGGTCATCCTGGTGCTGATTCTGGTCGCCCTCGCAGGCCTGACCGAACTGCCCCAGCAGGAATTCTGGCGCAACGCCTTGCTGCGGCCCTACGCGGTCGAAGGCGTGCACGAACTGAAACCGCTGCTTCCCGAGACACTCGCTGCTTACGTCCGTGTGTGA
- a CDS encoding sulfite exporter TauE/SafE family protein, translating to MGYLLVLCVGLVAGMLSGVIGTGSSMLLMPVLVMLFGPQQAVPIMAIAAIMGNLGKILAWWREVDWRACAAYCSTAVPGAALGVRTLLALPPHAVELALGLFFLAMVPTRRWLARRSIQFSLLHLALIGGVVGFLTGIVVSTGPITVPVFMSYGLVKGAFLATEAAGSLAVYGTKVAVFKHFGALPLHVVFDGLITGSALMAGSFAARYVVVRMSPRTFKLVVDGLMLSSGLSLLWAAGR from the coding sequence GTGGGATATCTGCTCGTGTTGTGCGTAGGGCTGGTGGCAGGCATGCTAAGCGGCGTGATCGGCACAGGCTCGTCCATGCTGCTGATGCCCGTGCTTGTGATGCTGTTCGGCCCGCAACAGGCCGTGCCGATCATGGCGATCGCTGCAATCATGGGCAATCTGGGCAAGATCCTGGCATGGTGGCGTGAAGTCGACTGGCGCGCGTGTGCCGCCTATTGTTCGACGGCCGTGCCCGGCGCGGCGCTGGGTGTGCGGACGCTGCTCGCGTTGCCGCCGCATGCGGTCGAACTCGCGCTCGGTCTCTTCTTTCTCGCCATGGTCCCCACGCGTCGCTGGCTGGCGCGTCGCTCGATTCAATTCTCGCTGCTGCATCTCGCGCTGATTGGCGGCGTGGTGGGCTTCCTGACCGGCATCGTCGTATCGACCGGACCGATCACCGTACCGGTGTTCATGTCGTACGGGCTCGTGAAAGGCGCATTTCTCGCGACGGAAGCGGCCGGGTCGCTCGCGGTGTACGGCACTAAAGTGGCTGTGTTCAAGCACTTTGGCGCGTTGCCGTTGCATGTGGTGTTCGATGGCCTGATCACCGGCTCGGCACTGATGGCGGGCTCGTTTGCGGCGCGCTATGTGGTGGTTCGCATGAGCCCGCGCACCTTCAAGCTGGTGGTCGACGGTTTGATGCTGTCCTCGGGACTGTCGCTGTTGTGGGCCGCCGGGCGGTAA
- the purF gene encoding amidophosphoribosyltransferase — protein sequence MCGIVGVVSQSPVNQLIYDSLLLLQHRGQDAAGIATANGSNFHMHKANGMVRDVFRTRNMRSLPGTSGIGQVRYPTAGSASSEEEAQPFYVNAPFGIILAHNGNLTNWQQLKDEMFRVDRRHINTNSDTEVLLNVLAHELQLSTSGLQIDPASVFKAVSGVHRRVHGSYAIVSLIAGYGLLAFRDPFGIRPLCLGKQETAHGVEWIVASESVAIEGIGFEFVRDVAPGEALFIDVEGNLHSQQCAPNASLNPCIFELVYLARPDSVLDGVPVYNVRLRMGDYLAEKIKRELPDVPIDVVMPIPDSSRPAAMQVAKKLGVEYREGFFKNRYVGRTFIMPGQAVRKKSVRQKLNAMAIEFKGKNVLIVDDSIVRGTTSHEIVQMARDAGANKVIFASAAPPVKFPNVYGIDMPTRGELVAHGRTDDEVARMIGADHLVYQDVEALKQAVRDTNPALKEFEASCFDGNYITGDVTTEYLDRIETARLAPQAQSDRDAASEAMEGGAARSQLHLQLSVE from the coding sequence ATGTGCGGCATCGTAGGCGTAGTTTCCCAATCCCCGGTCAATCAGCTGATCTATGACAGCCTGCTGCTCCTGCAGCACCGCGGTCAGGACGCAGCCGGCATTGCGACGGCGAACGGTAGCAATTTCCACATGCATAAGGCCAACGGCATGGTGCGCGACGTGTTCCGCACGCGCAACATGCGCAGCCTGCCCGGCACCAGCGGTATCGGCCAGGTGCGTTACCCGACGGCCGGTTCCGCGTCGAGCGAAGAGGAAGCCCAGCCGTTCTACGTGAACGCGCCGTTCGGCATCATCCTTGCCCACAACGGCAACCTGACCAACTGGCAGCAACTGAAAGACGAGATGTTCCGCGTCGATCGCCGCCACATCAACACCAATTCCGATACCGAAGTGCTGCTCAACGTGCTCGCGCACGAACTGCAGCTCTCCACCTCCGGCCTGCAAATCGATCCGGCCTCCGTGTTCAAGGCCGTCTCGGGCGTGCATCGCCGCGTACATGGCTCGTATGCGATCGTTTCGCTGATCGCCGGCTACGGCCTGCTCGCTTTCCGCGACCCGTTCGGTATTCGCCCGCTGTGCCTCGGCAAGCAGGAAACGGCGCATGGCGTCGAGTGGATCGTGGCTTCGGAATCGGTGGCGATTGAAGGTATCGGCTTCGAATTCGTGCGCGACGTGGCGCCGGGCGAAGCGCTGTTCATCGACGTCGAAGGCAATCTGCACTCGCAACAGTGCGCGCCGAACGCCAGCCTGAACCCGTGCATTTTCGAACTCGTGTACCTCGCGCGTCCGGACTCGGTGCTCGACGGCGTGCCGGTCTACAACGTGCGTCTGCGCATGGGCGATTACCTCGCCGAGAAGATCAAGCGCGAACTGCCGGATGTACCGATCGACGTGGTGATGCCGATTCCCGATTCGTCGCGCCCCGCTGCGATGCAGGTTGCCAAGAAACTCGGCGTCGAGTATCGCGAAGGCTTCTTCAAGAACCGTTACGTCGGCCGCACCTTCATCATGCCGGGCCAGGCGGTGCGCAAGAAGTCGGTGCGCCAGAAGCTCAACGCCATGGCGATCGAATTCAAGGGCAAGAACGTGCTGATCGTGGACGACTCGATCGTGCGCGGCACCACCTCGCATGAAATCGTGCAGATGGCGCGCGATGCCGGCGCGAACAAGGTCATCTTCGCTTCGGCCGCACCGCCGGTGAAATTCCCGAACGTCTACGGTATCGACATGCCGACGCGCGGCGAACTCGTCGCGCATGGCCGCACGGATGACGAAGTCGCGCGCATGATCGGCGCGGATCACCTCGTGTACCAGGACGTCGAAGCACTCAAGCAGGCTGTGCGCGATACCAACCCGGCGCTGAAGGAATTCGAGGCTTCGTGCTTCGACGGCAACTACATCACCGGCGACGTCACCACCGAGTACCTCGACCGCATCGAGACGGCCCGTCTCGCGCCGCAGGCGCAATCGGACCGCGACGCGGCCAGCGAAGCGATGGAAGGCGGTGCAGCCCGTTCGCAACTCCACCTGCAGTTGTCGGTGGAGTAA
- a CDS encoding SPOR domain-containing protein, translated as MGIFSFGKKDDAPTRRSANTSSTRAARGERVERRTRRTERPDADAMLLDPTLPEKQRARRRLVGAIAMVVAAVVILPMVLDSHPKPVTDDIAIDIPNRPAPKAAADDVDTQAGVAPDNPAPDNANSSLAASGVAPAPAAPATANAMTQQGTAAAPAGKSSKPQAPAIAANKSPAATAASASAKAAKPVKTPPAPVQSAANQTSANTANSTDAAAADADSGTPASPPGSRFAVQLGAFPDDASAKAWAVKLKAAGVPAYTERRKQTDGTTQTLLRAGPFADRAAATAAIAKVRAAGLTSGANSGLAQ; from the coding sequence ATGGGAATTTTCTCGTTCGGCAAGAAAGACGACGCGCCTACCCGGCGTAGCGCAAACACCAGTTCCACCCGGGCCGCCCGTGGCGAGCGCGTGGAGCGGCGAACCCGCCGCACGGAACGGCCCGACGCCGATGCGATGCTGCTCGACCCCACGCTGCCCGAAAAGCAGCGCGCGCGCCGCCGCCTGGTAGGCGCCATCGCGATGGTGGTCGCCGCCGTGGTGATTCTGCCCATGGTGCTCGATTCGCACCCGAAGCCCGTTACGGACGATATCGCTATCGATATCCCCAATCGTCCGGCGCCCAAAGCGGCCGCCGACGATGTAGACACCCAGGCGGGTGTCGCCCCCGACAATCCGGCGCCGGACAACGCCAATAGCTCGCTCGCAGCCTCTGGCGTGGCCCCAGCCCCGGCAGCCCCGGCCACCGCGAATGCGATGACGCAGCAAGGTACGGCTGCGGCGCCGGCCGGCAAGAGCAGCAAGCCGCAAGCCCCGGCAATCGCCGCGAACAAGTCGCCGGCTGCAACGGCAGCGTCCGCTTCGGCCAAGGCCGCGAAACCGGTCAAGACACCGCCCGCGCCGGTCCAGAGCGCCGCCAACCAGACCAGCGCCAACACAGCCAACAGCACCGATGCCGCCGCCGCAGATGCCGATTCCGGCACGCCGGCGTCGCCGCCGGGCAGCCGTTTCGCCGTACAGTTGGGCGCGTTCCCGGACGACGCCAGCGCAAAAGCCTGGGCGGTCAAGTTGAAAGCGGCGGGCGTGCCCGCATATACCGAACGTCGGAAGCAGACGGATGGGACAACCCAGACACTGCTGCGCGCCGGCCCGTTCGCCGACCGCGCGGCCGCGACGGCGGCCATTGCGAAGGTTCGCGCAGCCGGGCTGACGTCCGGCGCGAACAGCGGCTTGGCACAGTAA
- a CDS encoding hemolysin family protein, which produces MIQVVALIGALLLVALNGFFVAAEFGLVKLRQTRVQSLAAQHGMRGRLLAKVHGRLDAYLSACQLGITLASLGLGWIGEPAFADLLTPLFRLLNIESENVIHGVSLFFAFSCISFLHIVVGELAPKSLAIRQSEKVSLWAATPLYGFYWAMYPAIWLLNTSANAVLRLAGLTADHGGDAHYSTEELKLILRGRHANVASGIGAADGAYSQDEWNTIAHSLDFSRMTVSDLMRPAYEMVGLRRDLPLRENMQVVARHRFSRYPLFEDAAGERVAGMIHLKDLLLARQAGSTLDDLSKYVRPVQYVKPDMPALELFRRFRKGAPHMALVGHKNAAPIGFLTLDNLLGALVGQIHDEFRQGDADWTRMDDGTLMGKGSLPVVSLERALGIDIDEGRAESVGGLVIQALNDLPNEGQRVEFDRFDIVVKKMKGPRILLVRVYPKHFDDEGG; this is translated from the coding sequence TTGATTCAGGTTGTCGCCCTTATCGGTGCGTTGCTGCTCGTCGCGCTCAATGGATTCTTCGTTGCCGCCGAATTCGGTCTGGTGAAGCTGCGGCAGACGCGGGTGCAGAGTCTTGCCGCGCAGCACGGCATGCGTGGCCGCCTGCTGGCGAAGGTGCACGGGCGTCTCGATGCCTATCTGTCCGCCTGCCAGCTCGGCATCACGCTCGCCTCGCTAGGGCTGGGCTGGATCGGCGAGCCGGCTTTTGCGGACCTGCTGACGCCGCTGTTCCGCCTGCTCAACATCGAATCGGAGAACGTGATCCACGGCGTCTCGCTGTTCTTCGCGTTCTCGTGCATCTCGTTCCTGCATATCGTGGTGGGTGAACTGGCGCCGAAGTCGCTCGCCATTCGTCAGTCCGAGAAGGTGTCGCTGTGGGCCGCCACGCCGCTTTATGGGTTCTACTGGGCGATGTATCCGGCCATCTGGCTGCTGAACACCAGCGCGAACGCCGTCCTTCGTCTGGCGGGCCTGACGGCGGATCACGGCGGTGATGCGCATTACTCCACCGAAGAGCTCAAGCTCATCCTGCGCGGCCGCCACGCCAACGTGGCGAGCGGCATCGGCGCGGCGGACGGCGCGTATAGCCAGGACGAATGGAACACCATCGCGCACTCGCTGGATTTCTCGCGCATGACGGTCTCGGATCTGATGCGGCCGGCCTATGAGATGGTCGGACTGAGGCGCGACTTGCCGTTGCGCGAGAACATGCAGGTGGTCGCACGGCACCGCTTCAGCCGCTATCCGTTGTTCGAGGATGCCGCGGGCGAGCGCGTGGCCGGCATGATCCATCTGAAGGACCTGTTGTTGGCGCGCCAGGCGGGCAGCACGCTCGACGATCTCTCGAAGTATGTGCGGCCGGTCCAGTACGTGAAGCCGGATATGCCCGCGCTGGAACTGTTCCGGCGCTTTCGCAAGGGCGCGCCGCATATGGCGCTCGTCGGACACAAGAACGCGGCGCCGATCGGCTTTCTCACGCTCGACAATCTGCTCGGCGCGCTGGTCGGGCAGATCCACGACGAGTTTCGCCAGGGCGATGCCGACTGGACCCGCATGGACGACGGCACCTTGATGGGCAAGGGCAGTTTGCCGGTGGTGTCGCTGGAGCGGGCGCTGGGGATCGACATTGACGAAGGCCGGGCCGAATCGGTGGGCGGGCTGGTGATTCAGGCGCTCAACGATCTGCCGAACGAAGGGCAGCGGGTCGAGTTCGACCGCTTCGATATCGTCGTCAAGAAGATGAAGGGGCCGCGTATTCTGCTGGTGCGGGTCTATCCGAAACACTTCGATGACGAGGGCGGTTGA
- a CDS encoding FKBP-type peptidyl-prolyl cis-trans isomerase — protein sequence MSTVTTESGLKYEDLTEGTGAEAVAGKTVSVHYTGWLTDGQKFDSSKDRNDPFAFVLGGGMVIKGWDEGVQGMKVGGVRKLTIPPQLGYGVRGAGGVIPPNATLVFEVELLDV from the coding sequence ATGTCGACCGTGACTACCGAATCCGGCCTCAAATACGAAGACCTGACCGAAGGCACCGGCGCTGAAGCCGTCGCCGGCAAAACGGTCAGCGTCCACTACACGGGCTGGTTGACCGACGGCCAGAAGTTCGACTCGAGCAAGGACCGTAACGATCCGTTCGCCTTCGTATTGGGTGGCGGCATGGTCATCAAGGGCTGGGATGAAGGCGTGCAGGGCATGAAGGTGGGCGGCGTGCGCAAGCTGACGATCCCGCCGCAACTCGGCTACGGCGTGCGCGGCGCAGGCGGCGTGATTCCGCCGAATGCGACGCTCGTGTTCGAAGTCGAACTGCTCGACGTTTAA